One genomic segment of Gottschalkia acidurici 9a includes these proteins:
- a CDS encoding ABC transporter permease, whose translation MFFIFLSLLETFLILAVSSIVKINIGLEMIFYHFLSSIVVSFILIVIQVFLSLRFEKQVIGIGVSLFGAFLSFSFSRLPKFITRLIPWCLYTELSPSRMIGIDGVAHYYEKSGNLNIHLIYICIYLILFFILRNIYGKHNY comes from the coding sequence ATGTTTTTTATATTTTTATCTTTACTAGAAACTTTTCTTATTCTTGCAGTTAGTTCAATTGTAAAAATAAATATAGGATTAGAGATGATATTTTATCACTTTTTAAGTTCTATAGTAGTTAGCTTTATACTCATAGTTATTCAAGTTTTTTTATCTTTGCGATTTGAAAAGCAAGTTATAGGAATTGGAGTATCATTGTTCGGTGCTTTTTTAAGCTTTTCATTTTCTAGACTACCAAAGTTTATTACAAGATTAATACCTTGGTGCCTTTATACTGAATTATCACCATCTAGAATGATTGGTATTGATGGAGTAGCGCATTACTATGAAAAATCAGGTAACTTAAATATACATTTAATCTATATTTGTATATACCTTATACTATTTTTTATACTAAGAAATATCTATGGAAAACATAATTATTAA
- a CDS encoding ABC transporter permease — MINLFKIENKKMKKSGVLFTGLFFIAFSLFIGTSMFLLNREVFERDGNQIIGLWGQSAFYYSQIFYPIIISLMASICCNLEKKNKNWQRMRALPISNEKLILGKLFTLSYYLLLLQLIFYILYIVIAIILNLSIDLTISLKLLRWIIISWIGGITILNLQLFLSIKTNSFTAPIGIATGGSFVGFLLLFINNNLLAYFPYSQGTIGMRSRHLQEFQKQELLTFVIVNAILNLIIYFLSRRELNKKEY; from the coding sequence ATGATAAATCTCTTTAAAATAGAAAATAAAAAAATGAAAAAAAGTGGAGTGCTTTTTACGGGATTATTCTTTATAGCATTTAGTTTGTTTATAGGTACTTCTATGTTTTTATTAAATAGAGAGGTCTTTGAGCGTGACGGTAATCAAATAATAGGTCTCTGGGGACAGTCTGCATTTTATTATAGTCAAATTTTTTACCCAATTATAATTTCTCTTATGGCTTCTATTTGTTGTAACCTTGAAAAGAAGAATAAAAATTGGCAAAGGATGAGAGCCTTGCCTATAAGCAATGAAAAATTGATTTTAGGTAAGCTTTTTACACTCAGCTATTATTTACTGTTACTTCAATTAATCTTCTATATTTTATATATAGTTATAGCAATAATTTTGAACTTATCAATTGATTTAACTATATCACTTAAGCTTCTTAGATGGATCATTATCAGTTGGATAGGTGGCATAACTATCTTAAACCTTCAATTGTTCTTATCCATTAAAACTAACAGTTTTACTGCGCCTATAGGAATAGCAACTGGGGGATCGTTTGTGGGATTTTTATTACTATTTATAAATAATAATCTCCTTGCTTATTTTCCATATTCGCAAGGAACTATAGGTATGAGATCTAGACATTTACAAGAGTTTCAGAAACAAGAGCTTTTAACTTTTGTTATAGTTAATGCTATATTAAATTTAATAATATATTTCTTATCACGTAGAGAGCTAAATAAAAAAGAGTACTAG